A stretch of the Amycolatopsis sp. BJA-103 genome encodes the following:
- a CDS encoding endonuclease I family protein translates to MQPARRIAQVVALTVAVGITLAAPASARPLAAGDDYYQDAVGKTGAELKSALHKIISTNTKLTYEQVWDGIKATDEDPANAANVVLLYSGRSQAKTANGGGVDQWNREHVWAKSHGDFGTATGPGTDLHHLRAEDVSVNSTRGNKDFDAGGSPVDEAPGSLTDDDSFEPRDAAKGDVARMILYMAVRYDGTDGFADLEPNDAVDNGSKPNIGRLSMLLKWNSQDPPDAGEQRRNQVIYDQFQHNRNPFIDHPEWADSIY, encoded by the coding sequence ATGCAGCCGGCCCGCCGTATCGCCCAAGTAGTCGCGCTCACCGTCGCGGTGGGGATCACCTTGGCGGCGCCGGCCTCGGCGAGACCACTCGCGGCAGGCGACGACTACTACCAGGACGCGGTGGGCAAGACCGGTGCCGAACTCAAGTCGGCGTTGCACAAGATCATCAGTACCAACACCAAGCTGACCTACGAGCAGGTGTGGGACGGGATCAAGGCCACCGACGAAGATCCCGCCAATGCGGCGAACGTCGTGCTGCTCTACAGCGGCCGCTCGCAAGCGAAGACCGCCAACGGCGGCGGTGTCGACCAGTGGAACCGGGAACATGTCTGGGCGAAGTCGCACGGCGACTTCGGCACCGCGACCGGGCCCGGTACCGACCTGCACCATCTGCGTGCCGAGGACGTGTCGGTCAACAGCACCCGGGGGAACAAGGACTTCGACGCCGGTGGTTCCCCGGTCGACGAAGCGCCCGGCAGCCTGACCGACGACGATTCGTTCGAGCCGCGGGACGCGGCGAAGGGCGACGTGGCCCGCATGATCCTGTACATGGCCGTTCGCTACGACGGCACCGACGGCTTTGCCGATCTGGAGCCCAACGATGCCGTCGACAACGGCTCCAAGCCCAACATCGGCCGTCTCTCGATGCTGTTGAAGTGGAACAGTCAGGATCCGCCCGACGCCGGCGAGCAGCGCCGCAACCAGGTCATCTACGACCAGTTCCAGCACAACCGCAATCCCTTCATCGACCATCCCGAATGGGCCGACTCCATCTATTGA
- a CDS encoding glycogen operon protein GlgX has translation MTLDQQIQPSESSALRESAAEDFEAYYGRLFGWSVKRQGSRPFLVLENGICAVTVPRLSAGPVLDGLAATGCEGPAFVIPSRLGPRVAMLAETDGLVPPRAALPKDVEVIAGGALLPLPIGARRPDVALEWLTVPDPRQRWLPSLGAVLAGIHARF, from the coding sequence ATGACCCTCGACCAGCAGATCCAGCCAAGCGAGTCTTCCGCGCTGCGGGAATCGGCGGCCGAGGACTTCGAGGCCTACTACGGCAGGCTCTTCGGCTGGTCGGTGAAACGGCAGGGGTCCCGGCCGTTTCTGGTACTGGAGAACGGCATCTGCGCGGTGACGGTCCCCAGGCTCAGTGCCGGACCGGTCCTCGACGGCCTCGCCGCGACAGGCTGCGAGGGGCCCGCGTTCGTCATCCCGTCGCGACTCGGGCCGCGCGTGGCCATGCTCGCCGAGACGGACGGCCTCGTTCCTCCGCGCGCCGCTCTGCCCAAGGACGTCGAGGTGATCGCCGGTGGCGCGCTTCTCCCGCTGCCGATCGGCGCCCGGCGTCCGGACGTCGCGCTGGAATGGCTCACCGTCCCCGACCCCCGGCAACGGTGGCTTCCCAGTCTGGGCGCGGTCCTCGCCGGTATTCACGCGAGGTTCTGA
- a CDS encoding response regulator, giving the protein MIRVMVVDDEWMVRSMLRTILEAAGDMSVVAEASDGISAVEEAERCQPDVALVDIRMPESDGLAATARLQSLPRPPRVIVLTTFDLDEYVQTALRNGAVGFLLKDSAGDDMITAIRAVAAGDAMLAPSITRRLLHTFTEREPSRQAEALKQLDVLTAKEREVLAAVAEGLANADVASRLYLSEATVKTHVSRILSKLKLTNRVQAAILAHRAGLVS; this is encoded by the coding sequence ATGATCCGGGTGATGGTGGTCGACGACGAATGGATGGTGCGGTCCATGCTGCGCACCATTCTGGAGGCGGCCGGTGACATGTCGGTGGTGGCCGAAGCATCCGACGGGATCTCCGCAGTGGAAGAGGCCGAGCGGTGCCAGCCGGATGTCGCGCTGGTCGACATCCGGATGCCGGAGTCCGACGGGCTCGCCGCGACCGCGCGGCTGCAGTCCCTGCCGCGACCGCCGAGGGTCATCGTGCTGACCACGTTCGATCTCGACGAGTACGTGCAAACCGCACTTCGCAACGGCGCCGTCGGGTTCCTGCTCAAGGATTCCGCGGGCGACGACATGATCACCGCGATCAGGGCGGTCGCCGCGGGCGACGCCATGCTCGCGCCGAGCATCACCCGCCGTCTGCTGCACACCTTCACCGAACGCGAACCGTCCCGCCAGGCCGAGGCGCTGAAACAGCTGGACGTCCTGACAGCCAAGGAACGCGAGGTCCTGGCCGCCGTGGCGGAGGGGCTGGCCAACGCCGACGTCGCGAGCCGCCTGTATCTGAGCGAGGCGACCGTCAAGACTCATGTGAGTCGCATCCTGAGCAAGTTGAAGCTGACCAACCGGGTGCAGGCCGCGATTCTCGCGCACCGTGCCGGTCTGGTCAGCTGA
- a CDS encoding TetR family transcriptional regulator, with the protein MTDPSRRVPATRVGATPAGRRQLRRSLATAAVDLFVTQGYEATTVDEIAAAAGVGRRTFFRYFDAKDDVLFANHDEIVAEMEEVFATADPACEPVEVGCAAVRLVLDSYAADIDGSLKRFTLTRTVPSLRDKEVATVDRYQRVLARYLQGRFEEQGDPMAALRAAVAAAAIAAANNHVLRRWLRSGGKDDIAAGANEAFTLVTDAFRTGGPAASGQETTVVAVLSSAAPMSEVIAQVTAALNRGGEQ; encoded by the coding sequence ATGACGGATCCGTCACGACGCGTACCGGCCACCCGGGTCGGGGCGACCCCCGCCGGCCGGCGCCAACTGCGCCGTTCGCTCGCCACCGCGGCGGTGGATCTGTTCGTGACCCAGGGATACGAAGCCACCACGGTGGACGAGATCGCCGCCGCCGCGGGAGTCGGCCGCCGCACGTTCTTCCGGTACTTCGACGCGAAGGACGACGTCCTCTTCGCCAATCACGACGAGATCGTGGCGGAGATGGAAGAGGTCTTCGCCACCGCGGACCCGGCGTGCGAGCCGGTGGAGGTGGGCTGCGCCGCGGTGCGCCTGGTACTCGACTCCTACGCCGCCGACATCGACGGTTCCCTCAAGCGCTTCACCTTGACCCGCACCGTGCCTTCGTTGCGGGACAAGGAGGTCGCGACCGTCGACCGCTATCAGCGCGTACTCGCCCGCTATCTCCAGGGCCGGTTCGAGGAGCAGGGCGACCCGATGGCCGCCCTGCGCGCGGCGGTGGCCGCCGCGGCGATCGCGGCCGCCAACAACCACGTGCTGCGCCGTTGGCTGCGCAGCGGTGGCAAGGACGACATCGCGGCCGGCGCGAACGAGGCGTTCACACTGGTCACCGACGCGTTCCGCACCGGCGGGCCCGCCGCGTCCGGCCAGGAGACCACCGTGGTCGCCGTGCTGAGTTCGGCGGCGCCCATGTCCGAGGTCATCGCCCAGGTCACCGCGGCACTGAACCGCGGCGGCGAACAGTAG
- a CDS encoding sigma-70 family RNA polymerase sigma factor → MTHVDDQPALAPSADGAEEAHVRYGREVEDFTAAPTGQRVQAFEKIMESHGDYLIKVCRSRYGFDRETALRMVTSTFGDAWAGLHRIQKPRTVRSWLTTILLRNCRDVRNPRPREIVGETFPENRLSDQVGSVEEPIGDSEVREELIRLVGLIEKTLPADKRRFHDLYFGQGIDGQELAAELDIKVSTAYTRIHRQKTWLAKAVEAELMVRALGHGWSCAGLSKILAKAGHRVRDTEVMPYGLRKRVMSFLDKHDEKCEGCAEFGKARERVRRRWSPWVVVVPAMWAPWLLRDTTPVIEPVSHETAYSHDSRPERPVRRIRHRLAPGIPALLGLTLLLIVPSTTGADVSQGGPSGSAPATTAPGQAAPGTPGQWSSGGQDQGGARGEALPGTPGPGAVPGDVPAALIPITPPPPGVLALTPASVDLPLYGTTASVGVTAGSDMSWTATVTDPSITVAPSGGAVVAGRTIPVKITVDPKAAIPSGARIVVTASTGQKVTVPVRRPVPGRIGVTAPRLDLGAQASTATFSVTASKGNLNWSTSSPHPALSVGPVGGSLTAGKGSLVTVRLTRPIRTGGDVPLRLTTPDGQQATVMVRWLPSPGTLRTSTGSVRIGASEFQERFTVGFDGGANTWTATVSAPGCAMPKCRLSISPASGSGSAEIIVRLEPHPSLDDPGAHSTGTITLTTPDGQRATVRVTWDPYEPG, encoded by the coding sequence GTGACGCACGTTGATGATCAGCCGGCTTTGGCGCCGTCGGCCGACGGCGCCGAGGAAGCGCACGTGAGGTACGGCAGGGAGGTCGAAGACTTCACCGCCGCGCCCACCGGGCAACGGGTGCAGGCCTTCGAGAAGATCATGGAGTCCCATGGCGACTACTTGATCAAGGTCTGCCGCTCCCGGTACGGGTTCGACCGCGAAACCGCTCTGAGGATGGTCACGTCCACGTTCGGTGACGCCTGGGCGGGATTGCACAGGATCCAGAAACCGCGGACGGTGCGAAGCTGGTTGACGACGATTCTCTTGCGTAATTGCCGGGATGTTCGCAATCCACGCCCGCGCGAGATAGTGGGTGAAACTTTTCCTGAGAATCGGCTTTCCGATCAAGTAGGGTCGGTCGAAGAGCCCATCGGCGACAGTGAAGTGCGTGAAGAGCTCATCCGGCTCGTAGGTCTTATCGAGAAAACACTTCCCGCTGACAAGCGGCGATTCCACGACCTGTATTTCGGCCAGGGCATCGACGGTCAAGAGCTGGCAGCCGAGCTGGACATCAAGGTCAGCACGGCCTACACCCGGATTCACCGTCAGAAGACCTGGCTGGCCAAGGCCGTCGAGGCGGAGCTGATGGTCCGGGCGCTCGGGCATGGCTGGTCCTGTGCGGGGTTGTCGAAGATCCTCGCCAAAGCCGGTCATCGGGTGCGGGACACCGAGGTGATGCCCTACGGCCTGCGCAAGAGGGTGATGAGCTTCCTCGACAAGCACGACGAGAAATGCGAGGGATGCGCGGAGTTCGGCAAGGCGCGCGAACGTGTCCGCCGTCGGTGGTCGCCGTGGGTTGTCGTGGTCCCCGCGATGTGGGCGCCCTGGCTGCTTCGTGACACCACGCCCGTGATCGAGCCGGTTTCCCACGAAACCGCGTACTCGCACGATTCGCGTCCTGAACGGCCCGTGAGGCGCATCCGGCACCGGCTCGCCCCGGGCATCCCCGCCCTCCTCGGCTTGACGCTGCTCCTGATCGTCCCCTCGACGACCGGTGCCGATGTCTCTCAGGGCGGCCCTTCGGGCTCAGCGCCCGCGACCACCGCTCCCGGGCAGGCCGCACCCGGCACTCCCGGGCAGTGGAGCAGCGGGGGACAGGATCAGGGTGGTGCCCGCGGCGAAGCGCTCCCGGGAACTCCCGGCCCCGGCGCGGTGCCGGGCGACGTCCCGGCCGCGCTGATTCCGATCACACCTCCGCCGCCCGGCGTACTGGCGCTCACCCCGGCGTCTGTCGACCTTCCCCTCTACGGGACCACGGCGTCCGTGGGAGTCACCGCGGGCAGCGACATGTCCTGGACCGCGACCGTCACCGACCCCTCGATCACCGTGGCGCCGTCAGGTGGCGCGGTGGTGGCGGGCCGCACGATCCCGGTCAAGATCACTGTCGACCCGAAGGCCGCGATTCCGTCCGGCGCAAGGATCGTCGTCACGGCGTCGACCGGGCAGAAGGTCACGGTGCCCGTGCGGCGGCCGGTGCCCGGCCGGATCGGCGTCACCGCGCCACGGCTCGACCTGGGCGCGCAAGCCTCCACCGCGACCTTCAGTGTCACGGCCTCCAAGGGAAACCTGAACTGGTCGACATCGTCCCCGCATCCGGCGCTGAGTGTCGGCCCTGTCGGTGGCTCGCTGACCGCGGGCAAAGGCTCGCTCGTGACCGTCCGGCTGACCCGGCCGATCAGGACCGGTGGCGACGTTCCACTGCGCCTGACCACGCCGGACGGGCAGCAGGCGACGGTGATGGTGCGGTGGTTGCCCAGCCCGGGAACGCTGCGCACCAGCACCGGTTCGGTCCGCATCGGGGCATCGGAGTTTCAAGAACGGTTCACGGTCGGCTTCGACGGCGGTGCGAACACGTGGACGGCGACCGTGTCCGCGCCCGGGTGCGCGATGCCCAAGTGCCGGCTGTCGATCTCCCCGGCGTCGGGTTCGGGAAGCGCGGAGATCATCGTCCGGTTGGAGCCGCATCCGTCGCTCGACGATCCCGGCGCGCACAGCACGGGAACGATCACGCTGACCACCCCGGACGGGCAGCGCGCCACGGTCCGCGTGACGTGGGATCCCTACGAACCCGGGTGA
- a CDS encoding cytochrome P450, whose product MTGEKAAAQSFPMARAAGCPLDPAPELTRRAELEPVSRVRLWDGSTPWLITRHADVRAVLADPRVSVDATRPAFPHTNAVSKARDTRMKTLMQMDAPEHTAQRRLLTPEFTIKKMAALRPRIQRIVDDLVDAMLASPGPVDLVEAFALPVPSQVICELLGVPYTDRDFFQGVARTLVMDELDPGQAMAASERLNTYLEDLVAAKNAEPGEDLLSTLTVEQFRTGAMTPREIATLGQLLLVAGHDTTASMITLGTIALLTHPDQLRELRDGDDPAAVAGAVEELLRYLSITHTEARRVAREDLEIGGQLIRAGEGIIAVKSAANRDRSAFPDPDGLDIGRESRHHLAFGHGKHLCLGAPLARAELQVVYSTLYRRIPTLKLTAPLEELAFDENAIFYTVRELPVTW is encoded by the coding sequence ATGACCGGCGAAAAGGCTGCGGCACAGTCGTTTCCGATGGCCCGGGCGGCGGGTTGCCCACTCGACCCGGCACCGGAATTGACCCGGCGGGCCGAACTCGAGCCGGTGTCGCGGGTGAGGTTGTGGGACGGCAGTACGCCCTGGCTGATCACGCGGCACGCGGACGTGCGAGCGGTGCTGGCCGACCCACGGGTCAGCGTCGACGCCACGCGGCCCGCCTTCCCGCACACCAACGCGGTGAGCAAGGCGCGTGACACGCGGATGAAAACGTTGATGCAGATGGACGCGCCGGAACACACCGCCCAGCGGCGGCTGCTGACGCCGGAATTCACGATCAAGAAGATGGCGGCCTTGCGGCCCCGGATCCAGCGGATCGTCGACGACCTCGTCGACGCGATGCTCGCCTCCCCCGGGCCGGTGGATCTGGTCGAGGCCTTCGCGTTGCCGGTCCCCTCACAGGTGATTTGCGAACTGCTCGGCGTGCCCTACACCGACCGCGACTTCTTCCAAGGCGTCGCGCGCACACTCGTGATGGACGAACTCGATCCCGGACAGGCCATGGCCGCCAGCGAACGACTGAACACCTACCTGGAAGACCTGGTGGCCGCGAAGAACGCTGAGCCTGGCGAAGACTTGCTCAGCACACTGACCGTCGAACAGTTCCGGACCGGCGCGATGACTCCCCGCGAGATCGCCACGCTGGGCCAGCTTCTCCTCGTGGCCGGACACGACACCACCGCGAGCATGATCACCTTGGGCACGATCGCGCTCCTGACCCACCCGGATCAGCTCCGAGAACTCCGGGACGGCGACGATCCCGCGGCGGTGGCCGGCGCCGTGGAAGAACTCCTGCGCTATTTGTCCATCACCCACACCGAAGCCCGCCGTGTCGCGCGGGAGGATCTGGAGATCGGTGGCCAACTCATCCGCGCCGGCGAAGGCATCATCGCCGTGAAGAGCGCGGCCAACCGGGACCGCTCGGCCTTCCCGGATCCCGACGGGCTCGACATCGGGCGCGAGTCCCGCCACCATCTCGCTTTCGGCCACGGCAAGCACTTGTGCCTCGGCGCCCCGCTGGCCCGGGCAGAGCTTCAGGTCGTCTACAGCACGCTCTATCGACGCATACCGACTCTGAAACTGACGGCACCTCTGGAGGAACTGGCCTTCGACGAGAACGCGATCTTCTACACGGTGCGGGAGCTACCCGTCACCTGGTGA
- a CDS encoding lipase family protein, with protein MPISLRRGMTVTMTATLIATALLTASTSPASADATSVYTVSSPLPAGQNGDVVKSQPSTYNGAKATRIQYLSRDNKDKQVAVSGTVLVPSTAWSGPGERPIVAYAPFTFGMGAQCAPSKTLAGEGSRDLVSGFQNGFVDALLGAGFAVAQTDYLGPWVEGSGDHPYVNRLSEAHTVLDVVRAAQRLPGTGLPGNGPVGIAGYSEGGSAAAAAAELASTYAPELNVKGVYSGAPPADKAALAKSLDGGIYLGFLGYALIGINQAYPEANLVGLANPAGAELFLQARQTCTLDAVFKFMFKQTSSLTKNGQPVSSYLTQPPFDAIIAENRIGNLKPAMPTMVQHSPTDDVIPAAVGKQMAKDWCGKGANVQWKELVSLAPFFSHALGMPTAATDATAWLRAVFSGQAGTGNCGRF; from the coding sequence ATGCCCATTTCCCTTCGCCGTGGCATGACCGTCACCATGACCGCGACGCTGATCGCGACCGCCCTCCTGACGGCGAGCACCTCGCCGGCCAGCGCCGACGCGACCTCGGTGTACACCGTTTCGTCACCACTGCCCGCGGGGCAGAACGGCGACGTGGTCAAGTCGCAGCCCTCGACCTACAACGGCGCCAAAGCCACCCGGATCCAATACCTTTCCCGGGACAACAAGGACAAGCAGGTCGCCGTCAGCGGAACGGTCTTGGTGCCGTCGACCGCGTGGAGCGGTCCCGGCGAGCGGCCGATCGTGGCCTACGCACCGTTCACCTTCGGCATGGGCGCGCAGTGCGCTCCCTCGAAAACTTTGGCGGGCGAGGGTTCCCGGGACCTGGTTTCCGGATTCCAGAACGGTTTCGTCGACGCGCTGCTGGGCGCCGGGTTCGCCGTCGCGCAGACCGACTACCTCGGACCGTGGGTCGAGGGCAGTGGCGACCATCCCTACGTGAACCGGCTTTCCGAGGCGCACACCGTGCTCGACGTGGTCCGTGCGGCTCAGCGGTTGCCCGGGACCGGACTTCCCGGGAACGGCCCGGTGGGCATCGCCGGCTACTCCGAGGGCGGCAGTGCCGCCGCGGCGGCCGCGGAACTGGCTTCCACCTACGCGCCCGAACTGAACGTCAAAGGCGTCTATTCCGGCGCGCCGCCCGCCGACAAGGCCGCACTGGCCAAATCGCTGGACGGCGGAATATACCTGGGATTCCTGGGTTACGCGCTGATCGGGATCAATCAGGCCTACCCTGAGGCCAACTTGGTCGGCCTGGCCAATCCGGCCGGTGCCGAACTGTTCCTGCAGGCACGGCAGACCTGCACGCTCGACGCCGTTTTCAAGTTCATGTTCAAGCAGACGAGCTCGCTGACCAAGAACGGTCAGCCGGTTTCATCGTACCTGACACAGCCGCCGTTCGACGCGATCATCGCCGAGAACCGGATCGGGAACCTCAAACCCGCCATGCCGACCATGGTCCAGCACAGCCCGACGGACGACGTGATCCCCGCGGCGGTGGGCAAGCAGATGGCCAAGGACTGGTGCGGCAAGGGCGCCAACGTCCAGTGGAAGGAACTGGTCTCCCTCGCACCTTTCTTCTCCCACGCACTGGGCATGCCCACTGCGGCCACTGACGCCACGGCCTGGCTGCGGGCCGTGTTCAGCGGTCAGGCGGGCACCGGCAACTGCGGCCGGTTCTGA
- a CDS encoding PrsW family intramembrane metalloprotease yields MTAPSEGKAAQLAAIEQSGWGQPFRFVQPHNLAFWVYLLGIGGGTLSMVRYFGADGGFYTPALAGGVLLFGLYLVPWLLLLRHHNRYTAQPAGLLAAGFAWGGIAAAFWIALPANTALLEIWTKLGGTAFAADWAAGLTAPVNEEWGKALGLVLLIGLAPRLVRSAYDGFIIGAFIGLGFQVFEDVLYVYNGAVQSFGVDQVGTSLQMFLIRGAAGIVSHALFSAVFCTGLMWVLGRTRSERNVVLGVSTMLTAMVFHFAWDDMTGISGGGSLAAVLPFAIAAVELTVLFAVLRRAARQERAWIRRLLGPEVETSVLDPALLDAVSGLRKDRKAYRKRLHSRRKARHSIEGAGDLAREIARAGGRETERVEHARSELRRLRA; encoded by the coding sequence ATGACCGCGCCGTCGGAGGGCAAGGCGGCGCAACTGGCCGCGATCGAGCAGTCGGGCTGGGGACAGCCGTTCCGGTTCGTGCAGCCGCACAACCTGGCGTTCTGGGTGTATCTCCTCGGGATCGGCGGCGGCACGCTCTCGATGGTGCGGTACTTCGGCGCCGACGGTGGTTTCTACACCCCGGCGCTGGCCGGTGGCGTGCTGTTGTTCGGGCTCTACCTGGTGCCGTGGTTGCTGCTGCTGCGCCACCACAATCGCTACACCGCCCAACCGGCCGGACTGCTGGCGGCGGGGTTCGCGTGGGGTGGCATCGCCGCGGCGTTCTGGATCGCGCTCCCGGCGAACACCGCGCTGCTGGAGATCTGGACGAAGCTCGGCGGCACGGCTTTCGCGGCCGACTGGGCCGCCGGTCTCACCGCGCCGGTCAACGAGGAATGGGGCAAGGCACTCGGCCTGGTGCTGCTGATCGGGCTCGCGCCGAGGCTGGTCCGCAGCGCCTACGACGGTTTCATCATCGGCGCGTTCATCGGCCTGGGCTTCCAGGTCTTCGAGGACGTGCTCTACGTGTACAACGGTGCCGTCCAAAGCTTCGGTGTCGATCAGGTCGGCACCTCGCTGCAGATGTTCCTGATCCGGGGCGCGGCCGGAATCGTGTCGCACGCTCTCTTCAGCGCCGTCTTCTGCACCGGCCTGATGTGGGTCCTCGGGCGGACCCGGAGCGAGCGCAACGTGGTCCTCGGTGTGTCGACCATGCTGACGGCGATGGTGTTCCACTTCGCCTGGGACGACATGACCGGCATCAGTGGTGGCGGCTCCCTGGCCGCCGTCCTGCCCTTCGCGATCGCGGCCGTCGAGCTCACCGTGTTGTTCGCCGTCCTGCGCCGTGCCGCGCGGCAGGAACGAGCCTGGATCCGCCGGCTGCTCGGTCCGGAGGTGGAAACGAGCGTGCTGGATCCCGCCTTGCTGGACGCGGTCAGCGGCCTGCGCAAAGACCGCAAGGCTTATCGCAAGCGCTTGCACTCGCGGCGGAAGGCCCGCCACTCGATCGAAGGCGCGGGAGATCTCGCCCGTGAGATCGCCCGCGCGGGCGGACGGGAAACCGAACGAGTGGAACACGCCCGGAGCGAACTCCGCCGGCTCCGGGCGTGA
- a CDS encoding alpha/beta fold hydrolase: MAGPTSVPAFIGVTMPVVFVHGVPETAAIWEPLRHELARTDVVRLSPPGFGAAVPDGFGATADDYLRWLVAELEAIDGPIDLVGHDWGGCHVQRVAATRPDLIRSWCNDVAGCTDPDYVWHDLAQTWQTPGAGEAAIGQMFGGPAEDLAAGLVAAGMTTAAAEATANADGAEMGRCILALYRSATDLPAFDWGTGLPPEQRRPGLVINATEDQYVGGPEFAHRAAERFDAREVVLDGLGHWWMMQDPKRGAAALNDFYTELDNR; this comes from the coding sequence ATGGCTGGACCGACCAGTGTCCCGGCGTTCATCGGAGTCACCATGCCTGTCGTCTTCGTCCACGGAGTTCCCGAAACGGCCGCGATCTGGGAACCGCTACGCCACGAACTCGCGAGGACCGACGTCGTCAGGCTGTCGCCGCCCGGGTTCGGCGCGGCGGTTCCCGACGGGTTCGGCGCGACCGCGGACGACTATCTCCGCTGGCTCGTCGCCGAACTCGAAGCGATCGACGGACCGATCGATCTGGTCGGGCACGACTGGGGCGGCTGCCACGTGCAGCGGGTGGCCGCCACCAGGCCCGACCTCATCCGGTCCTGGTGCAACGACGTGGCGGGCTGCACCGACCCGGACTACGTCTGGCACGACCTCGCGCAGACCTGGCAGACACCCGGTGCCGGCGAAGCCGCGATCGGGCAGATGTTCGGCGGTCCGGCCGAAGACCTGGCGGCGGGGCTGGTCGCGGCCGGGATGACCACCGCGGCGGCGGAGGCGACGGCGAACGCGGACGGTGCGGAGATGGGACGGTGCATTCTGGCTCTGTACCGCTCGGCGACGGATCTCCCGGCGTTCGATTGGGGCACCGGGCTCCCCCCGGAGCAACGCCGTCCGGGGCTCGTCATCAACGCGACGGAGGACCAGTACGTCGGCGGGCCGGAATTCGCCCACCGCGCGGCTGAACGGTTCGACGCCAGGGAAGTCGTCCTGGACGGCCTCGGGCACTGGTGGATGATGCAGGACCCGAAACGGGGCGCGGCCGCGCTGAACGACTTCTACACCGAACTGGACAACCGGTAG